The Ignavibacteria bacterium genome contains the following window.
AATGAACTTGCATTGTTATCCAGATATTCCCGTTTTTACTATTTGCCATTACATCACTAAGTAAATCACCGCAATAACCACCGGTTATTTCTCTTCCTAAATGTTCGTTTCCACATTTGACTTTCAAATTTGCTAGTTTAACTAATTCACTCAATTTCATTTTTTTTCATCTTCCCATCTTGATTTAATTTTTCTGCTGTGTTTCTGTGCGGTTTCAAATAAGTTTCCGGACATCGACTCAAACTTTTTAACTGTAAGAATAATACACTCATCAGCACACGTTAATCCTTTGATTACATCATCAGCAAAAGTTTCGCAAGTTGGAGCTCCACAAATTCCGCAATCAATTTTGGGAAGCATGTCAAGAATTTTTTGCTTCTGTTTCATCTTCTGAATTGCTTTGGAAATATCGTCATCAAGTGGTTTAATCGGACTTGCTGAAATTTTGCCAAGCTGAGAGAAGAAATTTCTTCTATAGAGCTCGCGTATATATTCTCTTTCTTGACAAGGTTGTGACCCGTATTTTTCAACTATCTTCAAAACTTTTCCGCGAGCGATGTATTGATTCTCAATTGTTAAAGATCCACCGACACAAGCATTTGGACATGAATGACATTCGATATATTGAATATCTCTCAACTTTCCATTTTCAATATCTTCTAATATTCTGATGCAGTCGTTTATTCCTCCAATCGCAATACATTCTTCCGCCTTCAGCGAAGCAACTTGCCCTCCGACAATGGGCCAACCAAGTCCAAGTCCGCGAACTTCTTTGACGTCATTCTTAGTAGTGATCTGCGGAATTGCCTGAAGTATGGAAGGATAGATTTCTGAAATTGCAATCGTTCCATCTAAAAACGAATGTTTTTTTCTTGGAGGAGATAAAATTGAAATCATTTTTGCAGGACATGGAGTAATGTAAATTGCTCCAATCTCTTTCTCGCTTAATCCCAATTCCTGCATTTTCTTTCTCTTAGCTTCCCTCGCAGCAATTTCCATTGGTGATTCAATTGGAATCAAATTCTCCAAAAGATTTGGATACCTAACTTGAATTAACCGAAGTATCGTCGGACAATATGGAGAAATTAAAGGACGAGGACCTTCATTAGAATCAAGATATTCCTGTAGTGCAATACTCACAGCTTCCGATGAACAGGCAACATCATATGCATCATCGAAACCAATCTTCTTTAATGCTTCGAGTAATATTCCAGGTTGAATCTCTTTTCCGAACTGAGAATAAAAAACAGGTGAGGGCAAAGCAATTGTATATTTAAATTTGGAAAATTCACTAAATGAACTTGTAAGAGGAAGAATTGCTTTGTACTCACAGGTTCTTACACACTCGCCGCAATCAATACATAACTCCTTGATGAGTGAAGCTTTGTTACTATGAACACGAATAGCATGAGTTGGACATATTCTCATACAAGACATACAGCCATGACAAATTTCTTTTTCTATTCGTATTGATCTAAATTCTTCTTCCATCATCAATTCAACGAAACAGTGATGTTTAATTTTGTTCCTTTACCCATGATCGATTCTATATTAAATATATCTGCATTCCTTTTAATATTTGGTAATCCCATTCCTGCACCAAAACCCATTTCTCGCATTTCGGTAGTTGCAGTTGAAAATCCTTCTTTCATTGCAAGTTCGATGTCGGGTATTCCAGGTCCAACATCTTCAACAACAATTTGTATTTCGCTTGGACTTACTACCAAAGAAATATCAGCCTTGTTCGCATACATGACCACATTCATTTCAGATTCATAAGATGCAATCGCGACACGTCTAATAATAGTAGAATTAATTCCTAATTGTTTCAAAATCATTTTTATTTCTGTTGAAACTTTTCCAGCATCGGTAAAATTATTTCCGACTACTGTAAAAGTTCGCGTGAACGTTTTATCCATTTATAACTTTTTCTGAAATACACTCCATCGTTGAGCCTAATCCTTGATTGAATAGAATTCCGCAAGCTTCATACATAGAATACGGCGTACCAATCAATGGAAGCTTTTTAATTATTGCCATTTCAATCATTCGCTCATCGGGAATTTTACCACGAACAAAAACTAACGCCTCAATCTCTGCTAGGAATGCAGTATTAATTGTTTGAATATTCACAAGTCCAGTTAATAATACTGCACCCGCACGCGAAAAAGCCAGAACATCACTCATCAAATCTGATGCGCAGCCAAATTTTATTTCCCTATCTAAGTATTCCGCTCCGCAAAATGTTTCACATTTAAGCGCTTCGCTTATTTCATTTAATTTCATCATTGATATATCTAATCCTTTGGTTTAGTTGTTTTTTCGTTTACTAATTTACTACCAATGTAGATTGCTCTACCCGAAGGAATTCGAGTTCCAGGACAATTGCTCCAGCACTGTCCACAACCTGTACACTTTTCCGGATCAACATAACGAGCTTTTTTTCTCACTCTTACTTTAAAATTTCCTATATAACCTGAAATACTTTCAACTTCAGAATAAGTGTGAAGCGTGATATCTTTTCTATGTCCAACTGATACCATCTTCGGAGTAAGAATACATGCAGCACAATCGAGTGTGGGAAATGTTTTATCGAACTGCCCCATTCTCCCACCGATACTCGGTTCTTTTTCCACCATGTAAACGTGATAACCTGCATTCGCAATTTCAAGTGCAGCTTGAATTCCGGCAATTCCTCCGCCAACGACAAGAGTATTTGTATTTAATGGTTGTTTTTTAATTTGTAGCGGTTGGTGAAGTGCTACTCTTCGAACAGCTGCATTTACCAATGCTTTTGCCTTTTCAGTAGCGGCTTCTCTATCATCATGAACCCAGGAACAATGTTCTCTAATATTCGCAATTTGAACGAGGTACCGATTCAAACCTGCAGTTTCAGCTGCAACGCGGAAAGTGAGTTCATGCATCAATGGAGAACAAGCTGCAACAACTAC
Protein-coding sequences here:
- a CDS encoding ferredoxin — encoded protein: MMEEEFRSIRIEKEICHGCMSCMRICPTHAIRVHSNKASLIKELCIDCGECVRTCEYKAILPLTSSFSEFSKFKYTIALPSPVFYSQFGKEIQPGILLEALKKIGFDDAYDVACSSEAVSIALQEYLDSNEGPRPLISPYCPTILRLIQVRYPNLLENLIPIESPMEIAAREAKRKKMQELGLSEKEIGAIYITPCPAKMISILSPPRKKHSFLDGTIAISEIYPSILQAIPQITTKNDVKEVRGLGLGWPIVGGQVASLKAEECIAIGGINDCIRILEDIENGKLRDIQYIECHSCPNACVGGSLTIENQYIARGKVLKIVEKYGSQPCQEREYIRELYRRNFFSQLGKISASPIKPLDDDISKAIQKMKQKQKILDMLPKIDCGICGAPTCETFADDVIKGLTCADECIILTVKKFESMSGNLFETAQKHSRKIKSRWEDEKK
- a CDS encoding anti-sigma regulatory factor, which encodes MDKTFTRTFTVVGNNFTDAGKVSTEIKMILKQLGINSTIIRRVAIASYESEMNVVMYANKADISLVVSPSEIQIVVEDVGPGIPDIELAMKEGFSTATTEMREMGFGAGMGLPNIKRNADIFNIESIMGKGTKLNITVSLN
- a CDS encoding CoB--CoM heterodisulfide reductase iron-sulfur subunit A family protein → MHDTQNTTKGNGQVKIGVYICHCGVNIAATVNVASLTEFISKQPNVTIARDYKFMCSDPGQDLIKNDIKNLGVNRVVVAACSPLMHELTFRVAAETAGLNRYLVQIANIREHCSWVHDDREAATEKAKALVNAAVRRVALHQPLQIKKQPLNTNTLVVGGGIAGIQAALEIANAGYHVYMVEKEPSIGGRMGQFDKTFPTLDCAACILTPKMVSVGHRKDITLHTYSEVESISGYIGNFKVRVRKKARYVDPEKCTGCGQCWSNCPGTRIPSGRAIYIGSKLVNEKTTKPKD